In Trichoderma breve strain T069 chromosome 4, whole genome shotgun sequence, the following proteins share a genomic window:
- a CDS encoding nuclear fragile X mental retardation-interacting protein 1 (NUFIP1) domain-containing protein, with protein MSTYNYAPPPPPPPTSGGASYGQSNSPPYGQNRGGGSGSRRGGHYHGGRGDYHSSQPRYEYTGQPYPAQHAVPYGSAHPPANGYPAPQPQWAPEHGHAPTHHAHPHAPVPLSASNYHPNYAPQPYPPSQYPQQTAYPAPQPYPYQAPPPPPNQPQWNSQGAPQAFGGGSRGRGGYGDRGGHKPSHGVPPVRHGHEYDAAPPPMISGFPQQYPPDPRVAHYPPPQYAYAAPPPPPTTSRHQDSSHNQYSRRGRGGHRDGSNKGRGGHHSHHHHGAGEKSRPPKPPSSSVDSAAKPDKPESPSAGKKKKRKTNTLGLTPGVDSETEDDEGEEKTLTELIGQEALNISDVAAFIAERKKKFPTRGRVEAKKAAELAQREEDKAASLEKEADRLRKQLRKVEFSIKRKREQGDEGDEMRDPSDDSSDDEPEVMSSRTKTVPTPPPSANKADITRHCKYYSTGGTCGKKGKCRFVHDPQAREAAIKEREANNGRLTIQQRLILNDKEQEDLAILQSIQYLREKGLMNTAGASAASQASGEEKRTLASTPTPASTSTPASTSAPASPAKREPPRRSNPPPSIIPTANSISGQGVRHYQGWLLKPYGSSSGKQSQSDDLP; from the exons ATGTCGACATACAACTACGcacctcctccccctccgccCCCTACTTCTGGCGGTGCCAGCTACGGACAGTCGAATTCGCCTCCCTACGGCCAGAATCGCGGCGGCGGATCAGGCAGCCGTCGGGGTGGCCACTACCACGGGGGCCGTGGCGACTATCATAGCTCGCAACCGCGATATGAATACACTGGGCAGCCATACCCTGCCCAACACGCAGTGCCGTATGGGAGCGCCCATCCTCCAGCGAATGGCtatccagctcctcagccGCAGTGGGCTCCAGAGCATGGCCATGCTCCTACACATCATGCCCACCCTCACGCTCCTGTCCCGCTCTCTGCGTCGAATTACCATCCAAACTATGCTCCTCAACCGTATCCCCCGTCTCAGTACCCCCAGCAGACTGCTTATCCAGCCCCTCAACCTTACCCCTATCAagccccccctcctcccccgaATCAGCCCCAGTGGAACAGTCAAGGAGCTCCCCAGGCATTCGGGGGTGGTAGCAGAGGCCGTGGAGGCTACGGCGATCGTGGAGGCCACAAGCCGTCTCATGGAGTACCTCCTGTCCGTCACGGCCATGAGTATGATGCGGCACCTCCTCCGATGATTAGCGGTTTTCCTCAGCAGTACCCCCCTGATCCTCGGGTTGCTCATTATCCTCCGCCGCAATATGCTTATGCAGcacctccaccacctcctaCTACCTCTCGCCACCAGGATTCCTCACATAACCAGTACTCTCGTCGAGGACGTGGTGGGCATAGAGATGGTAGCAACAAGGGGCGAGGCGGTCATCAttcacatcaccatcatggaGCCGGTGAAAAGTCACGCCCGCCAAAGCCACCGAGTAGCAGCGTTGACAGTGCTGCAAAGCCCGACAAGCCCGAATCTCCCTCggctggcaagaagaagaagagaaagaccAACACCCTGGGCTTGACCCCTGGAGTTGATTCTGAAacggaagatgacgagggagaagaaaagacacTCACTGAGCTCAttggccaagaagccctCAA CATTAGCGATGTTGCGGCGTTCATTGCAGAgcgaaagaagaagtttCCCACCAGAGGGCGTGTCGAAGCCAAAAAGGCCGCCGAGTTGgcgcaaagagaagaggacaaggctgcctctctggagaaggaggctgatAGACTGAGGAAGCAACTGCGCAAAGTCGAGTTTTCCATCAAAAGAAAGCGAGAGCAGGGTGACGAGGGTGACGAGATGCGAGATCCCTCTGATGACTCCTCAGATGATGAGCCAGAAGTCATGTCTAGCCGTACCAAAACGGTGCCTACTCCTCCTCCCTCGGCCAACAAGGCTGATATCACCAGACACTGCAAATATTACTCTACCGGTGGAACTTGCGGGAAGAAGGGCAAGTGCCGCTTCGTTCATGATCCCCAAGCTAGGGAAGCGGCCATCAAAGAACGCGAGGCCAATAACGGCCGCTTGACCATCCAGCAGCGGTTGATTCTAAACgacaaagagcaagaagacTTGGCCATCCTCCAGTCTATTCAGTATCTTCGCGAAAAGGGCCTCATGAACACTGCTGGCGCATCAGCGGCGAGCCAGGCCAGCGGCGAAGAAAAGCGCACGCTCGCATCCACTCCCACACCAGCTTCTACATCCACACCTGCTTCAACGTCTGCGCCTGCTTCT CCTGCCAAGAGGGAACCGCCTCGCAGAAGCAACCCGCCTCCCTCCATCATACCCACCGCCAATAGTATCAGCGGTCAGGGGGTCCGGCACTATCAAGGTTGGCTCCTCAAGCCGTATGGCAGCTCAAGTGGCAAGCAATCACAGAGCGACGATCTTCCTTGA